One Glycine max cultivar Williams 82 chromosome 1, Glycine_max_v4.0, whole genome shotgun sequence genomic window, CACTCTTGTTACTCAGATGGGAGGAGGAAATGTAAGAAAAAGATTAAAGAAAAGTAAATGGTTTTCAATGATGTTGTGTAGTTCCTAAGTCTAACCAAGTTCTCGATTGTGCTTCAATaggaagagaaagcaaaaatgaTCCAGACTCTGTTGTTTGTAGCTGGCATAAACACATTTTTCCAAACACTGTTTGGGACTCGTCTACCAGCAGTTATTGGAGGATCCTACACCTTTGTGCCAACTACCATTTCAATCATTTTGGCTGGTCGCTACAGTGACATCGTGAATCCTCAGGAGGTTGGTTCATTACACATGTTATGGCGTTTTTGTTGTGTCACCATCCTTGTTAACCTGGATTCTGATAAATATGCAGAGATTCGAGAGGATAATGCGCGGAACACAGGGTGCGCTTATTGTTGCTTCAACCCTCCAAATTGTTGTTGGCTTCAGTGGACTTTGGCGCAATGTCGTGAGGTTGGTTCCTGTCTAGATACTTAAATTGGTTTTGACCTCAATCTTGTAGTCACATTGTGCTCTGTCAGATTATCCATGCAATACTTTTACTTTCACATGTTAAGAGATGTTTCCAATTTACTTGTTTGGGAGAATGGTTAGCTCTATAATGTGTAGTTGTGTACTAATCGCTGCTTCATTTGGTTTCTCCCAATTAGTGATCACAAACTTTTGTTGAATTCAATTGCAGTTTCACTGATAGATAGGACTTTTACCATTCTGAAAGTTATTGGCTCGTTTTCTGCCTCTTGAAATCATATTGGAGAataatttgttgtaattttttaggTTCTTAAGCCCTCTTTCTGCTGTTCCTTTGGTTGCTCTGTCAGGCTTTGGACTTTACGAGTTGGGCTTTCCTGTGGTATTGATATCTGCAACAAGAACTAGTTCTTATTTCTTTCTGCAtgtatgaattatataatatataattatataattggtatgattaacacttttttttatcatgtcttTTGAATTCTAGCTTGCAAAATGTGTGGAGATTGGGCTGCCGGAAATTGTATTGTTAATAGTATTTTCACAGGTGATGTGTAATTGTCatgatgtttattaaattaccTTTCCTTGCATCATTTGGgacatctttaaaaataatcctGAGTACCTAAAACCCACCTTAGATGAAATCTTGATTTTCCTTAGATGAAATCttgattttccttttctttacaGTCTCcaatttaaatgttatattCTAAAGTAGTGGTGTTCCTTTGTCCAGTACATTCCTCATGTGATGAAAGCAGAAAAGCCTATCTTTGATAGATTTGCAGTTATATTCTCAGTGACAATTGTGTGGATTTATGCTCATCTTCTTACTGTGGGTGGAGCATATAAAAATGTACCACAGACCACTCAGAGTACTTGCAGAACTGATCGTGCTGGAATTATAAGTGGTGCACCTTGGTAAGGGTCTTGTGATTTTTCTAATAGTAGAAGTGGTTTCTTCCCTGTGTAGCAGTATATTTTGGATGACACAGTTGATGATTCTTGAAAGTAGTTTTGGATCATCTTAAATGACTAGGAAAAAtggatttaatttgattaaatccTAAGTATTGTTGCTGATAAAATGTATCAATCAGGATTAGAATCCCATATCCTTTCCAATGGGGAGCTCCTACATTTGATGCTGGGGAAGCTTTTGCTACAATGGCCGCTTCATTTGTTGCACTAGTAgaggtttgtttatttttatgctGGTGAGCTATATGAGTTTTTGAATAAGTGTAGTGAATTCTGAAATTTAATTTGTCCCTCCTCTAGAAGCCCTTAGTTGTGGTTAGCATATTGTCCTGCAATTATTTTGTGTGGAAACTTTTAACATGTAAAAATGTCAAAAAGTGATAAGACTTCATCCAAGTTGGTGTAAACAAAGTGAAAATCATAAGTGCATGACCATTTCCCCCAGTTTGTGGCATATTTACGTAATGGTTGTTGGTTTCACATACATTTCAATTTTCTACAGTCAACAGGTGCTTTTATTGCTGTTTCAAGGTATGCAAGTGCAACTCCATTGCCACCTTCAGTTCTTAGCC contains:
- the LOC100814601 gene encoding nucleobase-ascorbate transporter 7 isoform X2, coding for MAGAAPPPKPEELQPHPVKDQLPNVSYCITSPPPWPEAILLGFQHYLVMLGTTVLIPTTLVTQMGGGNEEKAKMIQTLLFVAGINTFFQTLFGTRLPAVIGGSYTFVPTTISIILAGRYSDIVNPQERFERIMRGTQGALIVASTLQIVVGFSGLWRNVVRFLSPLSAVPLVALSGFGLYELGFPVLAKCVEIGLPEIVLLIVFSQYIPHVMKAEKPIFDRFAVIFSVTIVWIYAHLLTVGGAYKNVPQTTQSTCRTDRAGIISGAPWIRIPYPFQWGAPTFDAGEAFATMAASFVALVESTGAFIAVSRYASATPLPPSVLSRGVGWQGVGILLSGIFGTGNGSSVSVENAGLLALTRVGSRRVVQISAGFMIFFSILGKFGAVFASIPAPIVAALYCLFFAYVGSAGLGFLQFCNLNSFRTKLILGFSIFMGFSVPQYFNEYTAFKNYGPVHTHARWFNDMINVPFSSKAFVAGSLALFLDATLHNKDSQTRKDRGMHWWDRFSSFKTDTRSEEFYSLPFNLNKFFPSV